One window of the Cuculus canorus isolate bCucCan1 chromosome 13, bCucCan1.pri, whole genome shotgun sequence genome contains the following:
- the MYLK3 gene encoding myosin light chain kinase 3 isoform X4, translating into MVPLVIVAGLLRAVIKMAKDKPEESGAKPKYVLSNRGTQTESKKPLEETKSGQNLDVQKRACGKVDASSAIAHKADSKPQVKERRVQQQAAEGAGKTHGSKSCQQQKDIGVKALNQHNGLSFVNQDHLGNQNVPAKAHDMDRAPCLEGCHGQPVHQQLGKNENKPPPSSVASREAVPSTSQAVSDTGCEVTHTRVSVNTHVTEMKEEIERTKEGNLKDQRGKGPKVKSPSSTPAEVQRAEQLPDKLKLKLSPKNIISEPDREVKGDNKQNEPASPTGKQRPLLSKPERGKKADEKSDLKGKAITSPNTFVKEPTKDVKVEVEVHQEIAKAEESQVDTISKRRECESAPAGGSESDAWAFAGVAPEKAESLGDSKELPTQDEAIIDDSPSPPAPFEHRIVSVKQTEVTTCFSVCRHEVLGGGRFGQVHKCTEISTGLSLAAKIIKVKGAKEREEVKNEINIMNQLNHVNLIQLYDAFETKNNITLIMEYLDGGELFDRITDENYNLTELDAILFTKQICEGVHYLHQHYILHLDLKPENILCVNRSGNQIKIIDFGLARRYKPREKLKVNFGTPEFLAPEVVNYDFVSFPTDMWSVGVITYMLLSGLSPFLGETDAETMNYVVNCNWDFDAEAFEQLSEEAKDFISRLLVKEKSCRMSATQCLKHEWLNNLPDKAKKSRLRLKSQLLLQSYFTHRKWKKHFYVVAAANRLKRFQSTAMKLA; encoded by the exons ATGGTCCCCCTGGTCATTGTTGCAGGTTTGCTTAGAGCTGTAATAAAAATG GCAAAAGATAAGCCTGAGGAAAGTGGTGCAAAGCCTAAGTATGTGCTTAGTAACAGAGGAACccaaactgaaagcaagaagCCTCTGGAAG agacaaaaagTGGGCAAAACCTGGATGTACAAAAGAGAGCGTGTGGGAAGGTGGATGCTTCTAGTGCCATAGCACACAAAGCTGACTCCAAACCCCAAGTGAAAGAGAGGAGGGTGCAGCAGCAAGCAGCAGAAGGTGCTGGCAAAACACATGGCTCTAAGAGctgtcagcagcaaaaggaCATAGGTGTCAAAGCTTTGAATCAACACAACGGTCTTTCCTTCGTAAATCAAGATCATCTAGGCAACCAAAATGTTCCTGCTAAAGCACACGATATGGACAGGGCCCCCTGCCTGGAGGGGTGCCACGGCCAGCCTGTTCATCAGCAGcttggaaagaatgaaaacaagccTCCACCGTCAAGTGTGGCATCCCGAGAAGCTGTGCCCTCCACATCCCAGGCTGTATCTGACACAGGGTGTGAAGTGACACATACCAG GGTGTCTGTCAACACACATGtgactgaaatgaaagaagagattGAGAGGACCAAGGAAGGAAACTTAAAGGATCAGAGAGGTAAAGGTCCCAAAGTAAAATCCCCATCCTCCACACCAGCAGAAGTGCAAAGAGCCGAACAGCTGCCtgacaaattaaaacttaaacTGAGTCCTAAAAACATCATCTCTGAGCCAGACCGAGAGGTGAAAGGGGACAATAAGCAAAATGAACCTGCATCTCCAACAGGGAAACAACGGCCATTACTGAGCAAGCCTGAACGAGGAAAGAAGGCTGACGAGAAATCGGATTTAAAAGGCAAGGCCATAACCTCACCGAACACGTTTGTGAAGGAGCCTACGAAAGATGTGAAGGTAGAAGTGGAAGTCCACCAAGAAATAGCAAAAGCAGAGGAATCCCAGGTGGATACCATCTCCAAGAGGAGAGAGTGTGAGTCTGCACCTGCAGGGGGAAGTGAAAGCGATGCCTGGGCGTTTGCAGGGGTGGCACCAGAAAAGGCCGAGTCATTGGGAGACAGCAAAGAGCTTCCCACACAGGATGAAGCCATCATCG ATGacagcccttctcctccagctcctttcGAGCATCGTATTGTGAGTGTGAAGCAAACGGAGGTGACAACCTGCTTCTCGGTGTGTCGTCATGAAGTACTGGGGGG GGGACGTTTTGGGCAAGTCCACAAGTGCACGGAAATATCAACTGGCCTCAGCCTGGCAGCTAAAATAATCAAAGTGAAAGGAGCCAAAGAGCGG GaggaagtaaaaaatgaaatcaatatCATGAACCAATTAAATCATGTGAATCTGATCCAGCTTTATGATGCTTTTGAAACCAAAAATAACATCACTCTGATCATGGAATA TCTTGATGGTGGTGAATTATTTGACCGGATCACAGATGAAAACTACAACCTGACTGAGCTGGATGCGATCCTGTTTACCAAACAGATTTGCGAAGGTGTCCACTACTTGCACCAGCATTACATTCTGCATTTGGATCTGAAG CCTGAAAACATACTATGTGTAAATCGCAGCGGAAACCAGATTAAAATTATTGACTTTGGATTAGCAAGGAG GTACAAACCTCGAGAGAAGCTGAAGGTGAATTTTGGAACTCCAGAGTTCCTGGCTCCTGAAGTGGTGAACTACGACTTTGTGTCCTTCCCAACAGACATGTGGAGCGTGGGCGTCATCACATATATGTT gcTTAGTGGCCTCTCTCCGTTCTTGGGAGAAACTGATGCGGAAACAATGAATTACGTTGTCAACTGCAACTGGGACTTTGATGCAGAAGCGTTTGAGCAGCTGTCAGAGGAAGCTAAAGACTTCATTTCCAGATTACTTGTGAAGGAGAAAAG ctgccGGATGAGTGCAACACAGTGTCTGAAGCACGAGTGGTTGAACAATCTCCCTGACAAAGCCAAGAAGTCCAGGCTTCGCCTGAAGTCCCAGCTGTTGCTGCAGAGTTACTTCACTCACAGAAAATGGAAG
- the MYLK3 gene encoding myosin light chain kinase 3 isoform X6 — MRKAKDKPEESGAKPKYVLSNRGTQTESKKPLEETKSGQNLDVQKRACGKVDASSAIAHKADSKPQVKERRVQQQAAEGAGKTHGSKSCQQQKDIGVKALNQHNGLSFVNQDHLGNQNVPAKAHDMDRAPCLEGCHGQPVHQQLGKNENKPPPSSVASREAVPSTSQAVSDTGCEVTHTRVSVNTHVTEMKEEIERTKEGNLKDQRGKGPKVKSPSSTPAEVQRAEQLPDKLKLKLSPKNIISEPDREVKGDNKQNEPASPTGKQRPLLSKPERGKKADEKSDLKGKAITSPNTFVKEPTKDVKVEVEVHQEIAKAEESQVDTISKRRECESAPAGGSESDAWAFAGVAPEKAESLGDSKELPTQDEAIIDDSPSPPAPFEHRIVSVKQTEVTTCFSVCRHEVLGGGRFGQVHKCTEISTGLSLAAKIIKVKGAKEREEVKNEINIMNQLNHVNLIQLYDAFETKNNITLIMEYLDGGELFDRITDENYNLTELDAILFTKQICEGVHYLHQHYILHLDLKPENILCVNRSGNQIKIIDFGLARRYKPREKLKVNFGTPEFLAPEVVNYDFVSFPTDMWSVGVITYMLLSGLSPFLGETDAETMNYVVNCNWDFDAEAFEQLSEEAKDFISRLLVKEKSCRMSATQCLKHEWLNNLPDKAKKSRLRLKSQLLLQSYFTHRKWKKHFYVVAAANRLKRFQSTAMKLA; from the exons GCAAAAGATAAGCCTGAGGAAAGTGGTGCAAAGCCTAAGTATGTGCTTAGTAACAGAGGAACccaaactgaaagcaagaagCCTCTGGAAG agacaaaaagTGGGCAAAACCTGGATGTACAAAAGAGAGCGTGTGGGAAGGTGGATGCTTCTAGTGCCATAGCACACAAAGCTGACTCCAAACCCCAAGTGAAAGAGAGGAGGGTGCAGCAGCAAGCAGCAGAAGGTGCTGGCAAAACACATGGCTCTAAGAGctgtcagcagcaaaaggaCATAGGTGTCAAAGCTTTGAATCAACACAACGGTCTTTCCTTCGTAAATCAAGATCATCTAGGCAACCAAAATGTTCCTGCTAAAGCACACGATATGGACAGGGCCCCCTGCCTGGAGGGGTGCCACGGCCAGCCTGTTCATCAGCAGcttggaaagaatgaaaacaagccTCCACCGTCAAGTGTGGCATCCCGAGAAGCTGTGCCCTCCACATCCCAGGCTGTATCTGACACAGGGTGTGAAGTGACACATACCAG GGTGTCTGTCAACACACATGtgactgaaatgaaagaagagattGAGAGGACCAAGGAAGGAAACTTAAAGGATCAGAGAGGTAAAGGTCCCAAAGTAAAATCCCCATCCTCCACACCAGCAGAAGTGCAAAGAGCCGAACAGCTGCCtgacaaattaaaacttaaacTGAGTCCTAAAAACATCATCTCTGAGCCAGACCGAGAGGTGAAAGGGGACAATAAGCAAAATGAACCTGCATCTCCAACAGGGAAACAACGGCCATTACTGAGCAAGCCTGAACGAGGAAAGAAGGCTGACGAGAAATCGGATTTAAAAGGCAAGGCCATAACCTCACCGAACACGTTTGTGAAGGAGCCTACGAAAGATGTGAAGGTAGAAGTGGAAGTCCACCAAGAAATAGCAAAAGCAGAGGAATCCCAGGTGGATACCATCTCCAAGAGGAGAGAGTGTGAGTCTGCACCTGCAGGGGGAAGTGAAAGCGATGCCTGGGCGTTTGCAGGGGTGGCACCAGAAAAGGCCGAGTCATTGGGAGACAGCAAAGAGCTTCCCACACAGGATGAAGCCATCATCG ATGacagcccttctcctccagctcctttcGAGCATCGTATTGTGAGTGTGAAGCAAACGGAGGTGACAACCTGCTTCTCGGTGTGTCGTCATGAAGTACTGGGGGG GGGACGTTTTGGGCAAGTCCACAAGTGCACGGAAATATCAACTGGCCTCAGCCTGGCAGCTAAAATAATCAAAGTGAAAGGAGCCAAAGAGCGG GaggaagtaaaaaatgaaatcaatatCATGAACCAATTAAATCATGTGAATCTGATCCAGCTTTATGATGCTTTTGAAACCAAAAATAACATCACTCTGATCATGGAATA TCTTGATGGTGGTGAATTATTTGACCGGATCACAGATGAAAACTACAACCTGACTGAGCTGGATGCGATCCTGTTTACCAAACAGATTTGCGAAGGTGTCCACTACTTGCACCAGCATTACATTCTGCATTTGGATCTGAAG CCTGAAAACATACTATGTGTAAATCGCAGCGGAAACCAGATTAAAATTATTGACTTTGGATTAGCAAGGAG GTACAAACCTCGAGAGAAGCTGAAGGTGAATTTTGGAACTCCAGAGTTCCTGGCTCCTGAAGTGGTGAACTACGACTTTGTGTCCTTCCCAACAGACATGTGGAGCGTGGGCGTCATCACATATATGTT gcTTAGTGGCCTCTCTCCGTTCTTGGGAGAAACTGATGCGGAAACAATGAATTACGTTGTCAACTGCAACTGGGACTTTGATGCAGAAGCGTTTGAGCAGCTGTCAGAGGAAGCTAAAGACTTCATTTCCAGATTACTTGTGAAGGAGAAAAG ctgccGGATGAGTGCAACACAGTGTCTGAAGCACGAGTGGTTGAACAATCTCCCTGACAAAGCCAAGAAGTCCAGGCTTCGCCTGAAGTCCCAGCTGTTGCTGCAGAGTTACTTCACTCACAGAAAATGGAAG